The following coding sequences are from one Capsicum annuum cultivar UCD-10X-F1 chromosome 3, UCD10Xv1.1, whole genome shotgun sequence window:
- the LOC107863567 gene encoding phosphoinositide phospholipase C 6, with translation MGSYNYYKVLGCFNRKFKISETGPPPDVSDAFSLYTENGSHMTGDQLSRFIVEYQEEEGCTINEAEQIIQEVANRRHHLTKYSRNAHSFELEDFFYYLFQDDLNAPIMSQVHHDMNAPLQHYFIYTGHNSYLTGNQLSSDCSEIPIIRALERGVRGIELDLWPNSAKDNVHVLHGRTLTTPVPLLTCLRSIRDHAFIKSPYPVIITLEDHLTPDLQAKVAELVIQVFGEMLYYPESECVEEFPSPEELKHRIILSTKPPKEYLESKHHREIEIASPVNKDSVEGDILVNGTSEVTGHEADYKCDIDQYDEDGGTSNYQSSLQGAPQYKRLTAMNAGKTKSELKHELIPEELKHQTVHDTKSPREDSDLKHARDKENVTIVRKNSVERDFLIKDTSEFTVEEHEADERKAIDQDDKDSDRSTHRSSHIGTPRYKRMVAMNAGKANYELKHAQIPEELKDGTPLSPKPPKEHVELNHQTDRESASPSDIDQDDLGRGNSNSRSSQQGAPQYKRMVAINAGKAECGLRHSPTPQELKHQKNIESESSATKGSLQDFLDKDASEIIEEVHETAERSDLDQDNLVGDNPNHWSSKQGAPQYLRMVAINAGKAECGSRHSSTSQELKQDRNRESESSVRKGSLQDFLVKDSSDIIQGYETDERSDTDQDNEDNDTSNNLSSQLGPPKYKRLIAIRAGKAKHGLKHTLTDEVIKFSRLSLDEQALEKAATNHGKDLVRFTQRNILRVFPKGTRVTSSNFKPMTGWMHGAQMIAFNMQGYGKSLWIMHGMFRSNGGCGFVQKPGFLMERGPHNEVFDPKVTLPVKKTLRVRVYLGDGWRLDFSHTHFDAFSPPDFYTKLYIIGVPADAAKRKTRIIEDDWGPIWGEEFKFPLTVPELALLRIEVREHDMSDKDDFGGQTCLPVSELRPGIRAVPLYDKKGEKLKSVRLLMQFRFV, from the exons ATGGGGAGTTACAATTATTACAAAGTGTTGGGATGTTTTAATAGGAAGTTCAAGATCAGCGAGACGGGTCCACCACCGGACGTTAGCGATGCATTTTCCTTATATACGGAAAATGGGAGCCACATGACGGGGGATCAATTGAGTCGTTTCATAGTGGAGTATCAGGAGGAGGAAGGGTGCACCATTAATGAAGCTGAACAAATTATACAAGAGGTTGCCAATCGCCGGCACCATCTTACCAAGTACAGTCGGAATGCGCATTCTTTTGAACTCGAAGATTTCTTCTATTATCTATTTCAGGATGATCTCAATGCCCCAATCATGTCTCag GTACATCATGATATGAATGCTCCATTGCAACATTATTTCATTTATACAGGTCACAATTCCTACCTTACTGGAAATCAACTAAGCAGCGATTGTAGTGAAATTCCAATAATTAGAGCTCTGGAAAGAGGTGTGAGGGGAATAGAGCTGGATTTATGGCCAAATTCAGCGAAGGATAATGTGCATGTTCTTCACGGGAG GACCCTGACAACGCCCGTGCCACTACTTACATGCTTAAGGTCAATTAGGGATCATGCATTTATTAAATCTCCTTATCCTGTCATAATTACGCTGGAAGACCACTTGACGCCAGACCTTCAAGCAAAAGTTGCAGAG TTGGTTATCCAAGTTTTTGGGGAGATGCTGTATTATCCTGAGTCAGAATGCGTAGAGGAATTTCCTTCACCTGAAGAGCTTAAGCATCGGATTATTCTTTCTACCAAACCACCCAAAGAATATCTGGAGTCGAAGCATCACCGAGAAATAGAAATTGCATCTCCTGTGAACAAAGATTCAGTTGAAGGGGACATTTTGGTCAACGGGACTTCAGAAGTTACAGGACATGAAGCTGATTATAAG TGTGATATTGATCAATATGATGAAGATGGTGGTACCTCCAACTACCAATCATCCCTGCAAGGAGCACCTCAGTACAAGCGTCTGACAGCAATGAATGCTGGAAAGACCAAAAGTGAATTGAAGCATGAACTAATACCAGAAGAGCTTAAGCATCAAACAGTTCATGATACCAAATCACCCAGAGAAGATTCTGACCTGAAACATGCCAGAGACAAAGAAAATGTAACTATAGTTAGGAAAAATTCAGTAGAAAGGGACTTTTTGATCAAGGATACGTCAGAATTTACAGTCGAAGAACATGAAGCTGATGAGAGg AAAGCTATAGATCAAGACGACAAAGATAGTGATCGCTCAACCCATCGATCATCCCATATAGGAACCCCTCGGTACAAGCGCATGGTAGCAATGAATGCTGGAAAAGCAAATTATGAATTGAAGCACGCGCAAATACCTGAAGAGCTTAAGGATGGGACTCCTCTTTCTCCCAAGCCGCCCAAAGAACATGTTGAGTTAAACCATCAGACAGACAGAGAAAGTGCATCTCCG AGTGATATAGATCAAGATGACTTAGGAAGAGGTAACTCTAACAGTCGGTCATCCCAGCAAGGAGCACCTCAGTACAAGCGCATGGTAGCAATTAATGCTGGGAAGGCAGAATGTGGTTTGAGGCATTCACCAACACCTCAAGAGCTTAAGcatcaaaaaaatatagaaagtgaGTCTTCGGCGACGAAAGGTTCACTTCAAGATTTTCTGGACAAGGATGCTTCGGAAATCATAGAAGAAGTACATGAAACTGCTGAGAGG AGTGATTTAGATCAAGATAACCTAGTAGGTGATAATCCTAACCATTGGTCATCCAAGCAAGGAGCACCACAGTACTTGCGCATGGTAGCAATTAATGCTGGGAAGGCAGAATGTGGCTCGAGGCATTCATCAACATCTCAAGAGCTTAAGCAGGACAGAAATAGAGAAAGCGAGTCTTCGGTGAGGAAAGGTTCACTTCAAGACTTTCTGGTCAAGGATTCTTCAGATATCATACAAGGATATGAAACTGATGAGAGG AGTGATACTGATCAAGACAATGAAGATAATGATACCTCAAACAACCTATCATCCCAGCTTGGACCACCCAAGTACAAGCGTTTGATAGCAATTCGTGCTGGGAAGGCAAAACATGGGCTGAAGCATACACTAACAGATGAGGTAATTAAATTCAGTCGTCTAAGTTTGGATGAACAAGCACTTGAAAAAGCTGCAACAAATCATGGAAAGGATTTGGTCAG GTTCACTCAAAGGAATATTCTGAGGGTATTTCCCAAGGGAACACGAGTTACCTCCTCAAATTTTAAACCTATGACTGGCTGGATGCATGGAGCTCAGATGATTGCATTTAACATGCAG GGATATGGAAAATCACTCTGGATTATGCATGGGATGTTTAGGTCTAATGGGGGATGTGGCTTTGTACAAAAACCTGGTTTTCTCATGGAAAGAGGACCACACAATGAAGTATTTGATCCCAAAGTGACATTGCCGGTGAAGAAAACTTTAAGG GTCAGAGTATACTTGGGAGATGGATGGCGCTTGGATTTCAGCCACACACACTTTGATGCCTTTTCTCCCCCAGACTTTTACACAAAG CTATATATAATTGGAGTTCCAGCAGATGCTGCAAAGAGAAAGACCAGGATAATAGAGGATGATTGGGGTCCTATATGGGGTGAAGAGTTTAAATTCCCCTTGACAGTGCCGGAGCTGGCTTTGCTTCGGATTGAAGTACGAGAGCATGACATGTCAGATAAGGATGATTTTGGAGGCCAGACATGTTTGCCTGTTTCAGAGTTGAGACCTGGGATCCGAGCAGTCCCTCTCTATGACAAGAAGGGTGAAAAACTTAAATCTGTTAGGCTGCTTATGCAATTTCGATTTGTCTGA